The following coding sequences lie in one Lysobacter capsici genomic window:
- a CDS encoding LysR family transcriptional regulator, protein MRQARLSLEDFDLLRAIGAHGSLSGAAKALALDHSSAFRRLAAIEARAGAALFRRSRSGYVATEAGAIAIAGAQRILDDADRLQRQLAGRDAQAQGRLRITIPDTLAGVAARMCAAFSRQHPSVRCDLSVANAFVNLQQPDADVALRASALMPDGLSVRRIASISTAVYVASGAKVGKRAALADGEWVGFDDALSHLSSAHWLRAHVGDERIAMRVNSLPAALAACQAGIGRALLPCYYADAAGGVKRLSGPMAEVPTELWFAVHPDLRRSAKVRLLREFAMGWLPGRVEVG, encoded by the coding sequence ATGCGACAAGCTCGGTTGTCTTTGGAGGATTTCGACCTGCTGCGCGCGATCGGCGCGCACGGCAGCCTGAGCGGCGCGGCCAAGGCCCTGGCGCTGGATCATTCCAGTGCGTTCCGGCGGCTGGCGGCGATCGAGGCGCGCGCGGGCGCGGCCTTGTTCCGGCGCAGTCGCAGCGGGTATGTCGCGACCGAGGCCGGTGCGATCGCGATCGCCGGGGCGCAGCGGATTCTCGACGATGCCGATCGCTTGCAGCGGCAGTTGGCCGGGCGCGATGCGCAGGCGCAGGGACGGTTGCGGATCACTATTCCCGATACCTTGGCCGGGGTGGCGGCGCGGATGTGCGCGGCGTTTTCCAGGCAGCATCCGTCGGTGCGTTGCGATCTGAGCGTGGCCAATGCGTTCGTCAATCTGCAGCAGCCCGATGCGGACGTGGCCTTGCGCGCGAGTGCGTTGATGCCCGATGGGTTGTCGGTGCGACGGATCGCTTCGATTTCGACTGCGGTGTATGTGGCGAGCGGTGCGAAGGTCGGCAAGCGCGCTGCGTTGGCCGATGGCGAGTGGGTCGGGTTCGACGATGCCTTGTCCCATCTGTCGTCGGCGCATTGGTTGCGCGCGCATGTCGGCGATGAGCGGATCGCGATGCGGGTTAATTCGTTGCCGGCGGCGTTGGCGGCGTGTCAGGCCGGGATCGGGCGGGCGCTGTTGCCTTGTTATTACGCCGATGCGGCCGGTGGAGTGAAGCGGCTCTCGGGGCCGATGGCGGAAGTGCCGACGGAGCTGTGGTTCGCGGTGCATCCGGATTTGCGGCGGTCAGCGAAGGTGAGGTTGTTGCGGGAGTTTGCGATGGGGTGGTTGCCGGGGCGGGTTGAGGTTGGGTAG
- a CDS encoding REP-associated tyrosine transposase → MDKLPTSEPVATPAFKPARGHAALRRGRVSEAGRVYLLTFITEHRHPWFADVRLAEAAVSALLDARSWRHSTLLAWVLMPDHWHGLVELDERDCVPALVRQLKCTSSRRVRAALGAVVPAAVWAQAYHDRALRRDEAMVAAARYVVMNPVRARLVRRVREWPFWGAVWVNR, encoded by the coding sequence ATGGACAAATTACCCACCTCTGAACCAGTTGCCACACCGGCGTTTAAACCTGCCCGCGGCCATGCCGCGTTACGACGCGGGCGTGTTTCGGAGGCGGGGCGTGTTTACTTACTGACCTTCATCACCGAACACCGCCATCCGTGGTTCGCCGACGTGCGCCTGGCCGAGGCCGCGGTATCGGCGTTGCTGGACGCGCGCTCGTGGCGGCACTCGACGCTGTTGGCCTGGGTGTTGATGCCCGATCACTGGCATGGGCTGGTCGAACTGGATGAGCGCGATTGTGTGCCGGCCCTGGTGCGGCAGCTCAAATGCACGAGTTCGCGACGGGTGAGGGCGGCGTTAGGCGCGGTGGTGCCGGCGGCGGTATGGGCGCAGGCGTATCACGATCGTGCGTTGCGACGGGACGAAGCAATGGTGGCCGCGGCGCGGTACGTGGTGATGAATCCGGTGCGAGCGCGATTGGTGCGGCGGGTGCGGGAATGGCCGTTCTGGGGAGCGGTCTGGGTGAACAGGTGA
- a CDS encoding DNA cytosine methyltransferase, translated as MPTAVSLFSGCGGSDAGLVSAGFDVLMANDILTYASEVYKANLPDTDYRVCSIENIKKFPKADLLVGCYPCQGYSQGGAREANRPINLLFKEFGRALRAIKPKAFIVENVSGLTREDNLALFQMQLRNFRSAGYKVKWSLLNAADYGVAQERKRVLIVGIRSDQDVGYEFPKPTHGSTARKPYLTIREALSGLPEWPEGEFNEEPFHWYYMSRNRRRDWHELSKTIVSHARHMPLHPVSPPLIYAGKDKYIFTNDSQARRFSYREAACLQGFKRNIIFPDSCGMYTRYKVVGNAVPPPLFKAVAKAIPAIW; from the coding sequence TTTCGATGTTTTAATGGCCAATGACATCTTGACTTATGCCTCTGAGGTTTATAAAGCAAACCTTCCAGACACGGATTATCGTGTTTGCAGCATAGAAAATATTAAAAAATTTCCCAAAGCCGATCTTCTAGTCGGGTGCTATCCTTGCCAGGGTTATAGTCAAGGTGGTGCAAGGGAAGCAAACCGACCAATAAATTTGCTATTCAAGGAGTTTGGCCGAGCCCTTAGAGCAATTAAACCAAAAGCCTTCATTGTTGAGAATGTTTCGGGCCTGACGCGAGAGGACAATCTAGCGCTATTTCAAATGCAACTCCGCAACTTCCGCTCTGCTGGTTACAAAGTAAAATGGAGCCTTTTGAACGCTGCAGATTATGGCGTCGCGCAAGAAAGAAAGCGCGTGTTGATTGTCGGTATACGCTCAGATCAAGATGTGGGATACGAATTTCCTAAACCCACTCATGGATCAACAGCGAGAAAACCTTATCTAACAATCCGTGAAGCCCTTAGTGGGCTGCCCGAATGGCCGGAAGGTGAATTCAATGAAGAGCCGTTTCATTGGTATTACATGTCACGGAATCGGCGTAGAGATTGGCATGAATTGTCCAAAACCATTGTTAGCCATGCGCGTCACATGCCACTGCACCCAGTAAGCCCGCCTTTGATTTACGCAGGAAAAGACAAATATATTTTTACTAATGACTCCCAAGCTCGTCGATTTAGTTATAGAGAAGCAGCGTGCTTACAAGGATTTAAGCGTAATATAATATTTCCAGATAGCTGCGGAATGTACACTCGATACAAGGTCGTGGGCAACGCCGTTCCGCCCCCTCTATTCAAAGCCGTTGCCAAGGCGATACCGGCAATTTGGTAA
- a CDS encoding LysR substrate-binding domain-containing protein codes for MFANLPLTALRSFESAARHLSFKAAAEELHVTPTAISHQIKQLEHTLSLALFDRLPRGVALTGEGRRLFRDLHGALLEIAQSMAALQPQRSTGNLTVTTTASFAALWLIPRIGGFYQLHPDIAVRIDTGAQVIDLQQDASVDVAIRYGGAVPAGLHRHGGRREYFGVYGAPRHVEAEAAKPSPTLISVEWGESQLYACTWQAWCDRAGVDWMKPGAVMRAYDEEHYALHAASAGQGLVLASSVVTAGSVERGLLAMHRPDITVPGETYHVLCVPGRERHPPVRAFLRWLDSQMGEG; via the coding sequence ATGTTCGCCAACCTACCCCTCACCGCCCTGCGCAGCTTCGAATCCGCCGCCCGCCACCTGAGCTTCAAGGCCGCGGCCGAAGAACTGCACGTCACCCCGACCGCGATCTCGCACCAGATCAAACAGCTCGAACACACCCTGAGCCTGGCGCTGTTCGACCGCCTGCCGCGCGGCGTCGCCCTGACCGGCGAAGGCCGCCGCCTGTTCCGCGACCTGCACGGCGCCCTGCTGGAGATCGCGCAATCGATGGCCGCGCTGCAACCGCAACGCAGCACCGGGAACTTGACCGTCACCACCACCGCATCGTTCGCCGCGCTGTGGCTGATCCCGCGTATCGGCGGCTTCTACCAGCTGCACCCGGACATCGCCGTGCGCATCGATACCGGCGCGCAGGTGATCGACTTGCAGCAGGACGCCAGCGTCGACGTGGCGATTCGTTACGGCGGCGCGGTTCCCGCCGGGCTGCATCGCCACGGCGGCCGGCGCGAATACTTCGGCGTGTATGGCGCGCCCCGTCATGTCGAGGCCGAAGCGGCGAAGCCATCGCCGACGTTAATTTCGGTGGAGTGGGGCGAATCGCAACTGTATGCATGCACCTGGCAGGCCTGGTGCGACCGCGCCGGCGTGGACTGGATGAAACCCGGCGCGGTGATGCGCGCCTACGACGAAGAGCACTACGCCTTGCATGCCGCGAGCGCAGGGCAGGGGCTGGTGCTGGCAAGTTCGGTGGTGACCGCGGGTAGCGTCGAACGCGGGTTGTTGGCGATGCATCGACCCGACATCACCGTGCCCGGCGAGACCTATCACGTGCTGTGCGTGCCGGGTCGCGAGCGGCATCCGCCGGTGAGGGCGTTCTTGCGGTGGTTGGATTCGCAGATGGGTGAGGGATGA
- the aceE gene encoding pyruvate dehydrogenase (acetyl-transferring), homodimeric type — MNQPLASSLHDLLQNDPDPTETQEWVESVQAVIARDGAERAHQLLEGMVEVTRRAGAHLPFQPTTEYINTIPAHLEAKSPGDNAMEWRIRSLIRWNAMAMVVRANRKPGDLGGHIASFASAATLYDVGFNHFWRAPSADHPGDVIGVQGHSSPGIYARSFLEGRMSESQLDHFRMEVDGRGLSSYPHPWLMPDYWQVPTVSMGLGPISAIYQARNWKYLEGRGLMPKSDRKVWAFLGDGETDEPESLGAISVAGREGLDNLVFVVNCNLQRLDGPVRGNGKIIQELEGQFRGAGWNVIKTIWGSYWDPLLARDTTGKLRQLMMETVDGEYQNCKAFGGKYTRDNFFGKYPETAALVANLSDDDIWRLNRGGHDPHKVFAAYQEAVNTKGMPTVILAKTVKGYGMGASGESLNPTHGTKKMDDEAVRLFRDRFNIPVTDEQLKDGAVPFYHPGEKSPEVEYMLERRKALGGFLPQRRRKASTSLEVPKLEAFDRLLKSTGEREISTTMSFVQALNIALRDKQVGPRIVPIVADEARTFGMEGLFRQLGIYAPHGQKYKPVDRDQLMYYREDTTGQVLEEGITEAGAFSSWLAAATSYSTNDLQMLPFYIYYSMFGFQRIGDSAWQAADMRARGFLLGATAGRTTLNGEGLQHEDGHSMVQAGLIPNCRSYDPTFSYEVVTLLQHGMQRMLTEQQDEYWYLTLMNENYTHPDMPEGSADGIIKGMYLLKDAGKPKKGELRVQLLGSGTILREAIAAAELLDKDFGVTADIWSCPSFNELARDACDVERWNRLNPEAKTARKPYITELLEGRAGPAIAATDYIRMYPEQVRAFVPMRYTVLGTDGFGRSDTRANLRRHFEVDRYYIAHAAIAALAAEGKMTGKDVARAIKQYKIDVEKPNPLGV, encoded by the coding sequence ATGAACCAGCCGCTTGCCAGCTCCCTGCACGACCTCCTGCAGAACGACCCCGACCCGACCGAAACCCAGGAATGGGTCGAATCCGTCCAGGCCGTCATCGCCCGCGACGGCGCCGAGCGCGCCCACCAGCTGCTCGAAGGCATGGTCGAGGTCACCCGCCGCGCCGGCGCCCACCTGCCGTTCCAACCGACCACCGAATACATCAACACCATCCCCGCGCACCTGGAGGCCAAGAGCCCCGGCGACAACGCGATGGAATGGCGGATCCGCTCGCTGATCCGCTGGAACGCCATGGCCATGGTCGTGCGCGCCAACCGCAAGCCCGGCGACCTCGGCGGCCACATCGCCAGCTTCGCCTCCGCGGCCACCCTGTACGACGTCGGCTTCAACCACTTCTGGCGCGCCCCGTCGGCCGATCACCCCGGCGACGTCATCGGCGTCCAAGGCCACAGCTCCCCCGGCATCTACGCGCGCTCCTTCCTCGAAGGCCGCATGAGCGAATCCCAGCTCGACCACTTCCGCATGGAAGTCGACGGCCGCGGCCTGAGCTCCTACCCGCACCCGTGGCTGATGCCCGATTACTGGCAAGTCCCGACCGTATCGATGGGCCTGGGCCCGATCAGCGCCATCTACCAGGCGCGCAACTGGAAATACCTCGAAGGCCGCGGCCTGATGCCGAAGTCCGACCGCAAGGTCTGGGCCTTCTTAGGCGACGGCGAAACCGACGAACCTGAATCCCTGGGCGCCATCTCCGTCGCCGGCCGCGAAGGCCTCGATAACCTCGTCTTCGTCGTCAACTGCAACCTGCAGCGCCTCGACGGCCCGGTGCGCGGCAACGGCAAGATCATTCAAGAGCTGGAAGGCCAATTCCGCGGCGCCGGCTGGAACGTCATCAAGACCATCTGGGGCAGCTACTGGGACCCGCTGCTCGCGCGCGACACCACCGGCAAGCTGCGTCAGCTGATGATGGAAACCGTCGACGGCGAATACCAGAACTGCAAAGCCTTCGGCGGCAAATACACCCGCGACAACTTCTTCGGCAAATACCCGGAGACCGCCGCCCTCGTCGCCAACCTGTCCGACGACGACATCTGGCGCCTCAACCGCGGCGGCCACGACCCGCACAAGGTCTTCGCCGCCTACCAGGAAGCCGTCAACACCAAGGGCATGCCCACCGTCATCCTGGCCAAGACCGTCAAGGGCTACGGCATGGGCGCATCGGGCGAATCGCTCAACCCGACCCACGGCACCAAGAAGATGGACGACGAAGCCGTCCGCCTGTTCCGCGACCGCTTCAACATCCCGGTCACCGACGAACAACTCAAGGACGGCGCCGTCCCGTTCTACCACCCTGGCGAAAAATCGCCGGAAGTCGAATACATGCTCGAGCGCCGCAAGGCCCTCGGCGGCTTCCTGCCGCAGCGCCGCCGCAAGGCCAGCACCTCGCTGGAAGTGCCGAAGCTCGAAGCATTCGACCGCCTGCTCAAGAGCACCGGCGAGCGCGAAATCAGCACCACCATGTCGTTCGTGCAGGCCCTCAACATCGCCCTGCGCGACAAACAAGTCGGCCCGCGCATCGTCCCCATCGTGGCCGATGAAGCGCGCACCTTCGGCATGGAGGGTTTGTTCCGTCAATTGGGCATCTACGCCCCTCATGGCCAGAAGTACAAGCCGGTCGATCGCGACCAGCTGATGTACTACCGCGAAGACACCACCGGCCAGGTGCTGGAAGAAGGCATCACCGAAGCAGGCGCGTTCTCGTCCTGGCTCGCCGCCGCGACCAGCTACAGCACCAACGACCTGCAGATGCTGCCGTTCTACATCTACTACTCGATGTTCGGCTTCCAGCGCATCGGCGACAGCGCTTGGCAAGCCGCCGACATGCGCGCGCGCGGCTTCCTGCTCGGCGCCACCGCCGGCCGCACCACGCTCAACGGCGAAGGCCTGCAACACGAAGACGGCCACAGCATGGTCCAGGCCGGCCTGATCCCGAACTGCCGCAGCTACGACCCGACCTTCAGCTACGAAGTCGTGACCCTGCTGCAACACGGCATGCAGCGCATGCTGACCGAACAACAGGATGAGTACTGGTACCTCACCCTGATGAACGAAAACTACACCCACCCCGACATGCCCGAAGGCAGCGCCGACGGCATCATCAAGGGCATGTACCTGCTGAAGGACGCCGGCAAGCCCAAGAAGGGCGAACTGCGCGTGCAGCTGCTGGGCAGCGGCACCATCCTGCGCGAAGCCATCGCCGCCGCCGAGTTGCTGGACAAGGACTTCGGCGTCACCGCCGACATCTGGTCCTGCCCCAGCTTCAACGAACTCGCCCGCGACGCGTGTGATGTCGAACGTTGGAACCGCCTCAACCCCGAAGCCAAGACCGCGCGCAAGCCCTACATCACCGAACTGCTGGAAGGCCGCGCCGGCCCGGCGATCGCCGCGACCGACTACATCCGCATGTACCCCGAGCAGGTCCGCGCGTTCGTACCGATGCGCTACACCGTGCTGGGCACCGACGGCTTCGGCCGCTCTGATACCCGCGCCAACTTGCGTCGTCACTTCGAGGTCGATCGGTACTACATCGCGCATGCGGCCATTGCGGCGCTGGCGGCGGAGGGGAAGATGACCGGGAAGGATGTGGCGAGGGCTATTAAGCAGTACAAGATTGATGTGGAGAAGCCGAATCCGTTAGGGGTTTGA
- a CDS encoding DMT family transporter, with product MKASTAWTMLIAAGLIDVAWAVSMKLSQGYTRPGWTAASIVTLIAFVWLLGRALTALPVGSAYAVWTGIGAAGTVLLGAVVFGESITAMKLGGVGLIVAGIVVLRGAPA from the coding sequence ATGAAAGCCTCGACCGCGTGGACCATGCTGATCGCCGCCGGCCTGATCGACGTGGCCTGGGCCGTGTCGATGAAGTTGTCGCAGGGTTACACCCGGCCGGGTTGGACTGCGGCGTCCATCGTGACCCTGATCGCCTTCGTCTGGCTGTTGGGTCGCGCGCTGACCGCCTTGCCGGTCGGCAGCGCGTACGCGGTGTGGACCGGCATCGGCGCGGCCGGCACGGTGTTGCTGGGGGCGGTGGTGTTCGGCGAATCGATCACGGCGATGAAGTTGGGCGGTGTCGGCTTGATTGTTGCGGGGATCGTTGTGCTTCGCGGCGCGCCAGCGTGA
- the gstA gene encoding glutathione transferase GstA — MKLYYTPHTCSFAPHIVLRELGIDAELRRVRIGPDPIVVADGRDFRELSPLGYVPLLELDDGRILHEGVAIVQYLADQHPDSDLAPPPGSFERIELQQWLTFISSELHKLFSPWLFHPEYGDAPGAIARERLQPRLAYVDRHLAQHAYVLGNTFSIADAYLYTIAGWARALKMDLHPYPALDAYLDRIGQRDSVRDALRREREDARVKPEPASA; from the coding sequence ATGAAGCTCTACTACACCCCGCACACCTGTTCGTTCGCTCCGCACATCGTCCTGCGCGAACTCGGCATCGACGCCGAACTGCGCCGCGTGCGCATCGGCCCGGACCCGATCGTGGTCGCCGACGGCCGCGACTTCCGCGAACTCAGCCCGCTCGGCTACGTACCGCTGCTGGAACTCGACGACGGCCGCATCCTGCACGAAGGCGTCGCCATTGTGCAGTACCTCGCCGACCAGCACCCCGACAGCGATCTCGCTCCGCCGCCCGGCAGTTTCGAACGGATCGAACTGCAGCAGTGGCTGACCTTCATCAGTTCCGAACTGCACAAGCTGTTCAGCCCCTGGCTGTTCCATCCCGAATACGGCGACGCCCCGGGCGCGATCGCCCGCGAACGCCTGCAGCCGCGCCTGGCCTACGTCGACCGCCACCTCGCCCAACACGCCTACGTGCTCGGCAACACCTTCAGCATCGCCGACGCCTACCTCTACACCATCGCCGGCTGGGCCCGCGCGCTGAAGATGGACCTGCACCCGTACCCCGCGCTGGACGCCTATCTCGACCGCATCGGCCAGCGCGACAGCGTGCGCGACGCGCTGCGCCGCGAACGCGAGGACGCGCGCGTTAAACCTGAGCCCGCATCGGCATGA